In Paenibacillus ihbetae, the following are encoded in one genomic region:
- a CDS encoding AI-2E family transporter — translation MLPLYKKYWRTAFDIGLIVLTVYLIMFIFSKLYQIAAPVFLSFLVFLIIEPFSRFLHRRGLPKPFAAAISVLLFLLIILGILFGAGAIIVSQFLHLQDNLPDYTRTLQRHFSDTVLFLQNKLEALPPDLTLRLNGYFEDITNIATEAAQSFLHYIVGFMGSFSAFIANFGVAIILAFFLSTEIGSWRKIAKDKTPKTFKTAFLFLKNNVFKTIGSYLKAQLKLVSITFVIVYIGLLILGTGNSLSIALICAVFDVLPLLGVPVILIPWIIYLFIVGNTGLAVGLIVLLAVVVISRQLLEPKITGNSIGVSSAFLMLSFMMISLSIFGVAGLILAPILLILIKELIAQGYLQQWIHLPSEEFDVSPWEFTPSADKPETDPASVHDSEDNPADDDLDPDSNEASKSAT, via the coding sequence ATGCTTCCCTTGTACAAAAAATATTGGAGAACCGCATTCGATATTGGTTTAATCGTACTCACCGTGTACCTGATTATGTTCATATTCAGTAAGCTTTACCAGATTGCTGCCCCTGTGTTCCTGTCCTTTCTGGTATTTCTGATTATTGAACCGTTCTCCAGATTTCTTCACCGAAGAGGCCTTCCCAAGCCTTTTGCCGCGGCGATATCGGTTCTGCTCTTCCTGCTGATCATTCTCGGGATCTTGTTCGGGGCGGGAGCGATCATTGTATCCCAATTCCTGCACCTTCAGGATAATCTGCCGGATTACACCAGGACGCTTCAGCGCCATTTCTCGGATACGGTACTGTTCCTGCAAAATAAGCTGGAGGCGCTGCCGCCGGATCTTACGCTGCGTTTGAATGGATATTTTGAGGACATCACCAACATCGCGACCGAGGCGGCCCAATCCTTCTTACATTATATCGTCGGCTTCATGGGTTCGTTCTCCGCCTTTATCGCGAATTTCGGGGTCGCGATTATTCTAGCCTTCTTCTTGAGCACGGAAATCGGAAGCTGGCGCAAAATTGCCAAAGATAAAACCCCGAAAACCTTCAAAACCGCATTCCTGTTTCTGAAAAATAACGTCTTCAAAACGATCGGTTCCTATTTGAAGGCACAATTGAAGCTGGTGAGCATCACGTTTGTGATCGTATATATCGGGCTGCTCATTCTGGGAACGGGGAATTCCTTGTCCATCGCTTTGATATGCGCCGTGTTTGATGTGCTGCCGCTGCTTGGTGTTCCCGTTATTCTGATTCCATGGATTATCTATTTGTTCATCGTCGGCAACACGGGGCTTGCGGTCGGCTTGATCGTTCTTCTTGCCGTGGTCGTCATCTCCCGCCAGCTGCTGGAACCGAAGATCACGGGCAATTCCATCGGCGTATCCTCGGCATTTCTTATGCTGTCCTTCATGATGATCTCCCTGTCGATATTCGGGGTCGCAGGGCTGATCCTGGCGCCGATTCTGCTCATTCTTATTAAAGAGCTGATTGCGCAAGGTTATCTGCAGCAGTGGATTCATCTGCCAAGTGAAGAATTTGATGTCTCCCCATGGGAATTTACGCCATCGGCGGACAAGCCCGAAACGGATCCCGCTTCCGTTCACGATTCCGAGGACAATCCCGCCGATGACGATTTGGATCCGGACTCCAACGAAGCGAGCAAATCTGCAACCTGA
- a CDS encoding peptidoglycan D,D-transpeptidase FtsI family protein, with protein MRLVRNRRIKYGWLILTVLLMFVTVRLAWVQLVMKHQRVPGSRHTMVEASLIQRERGIVLDSGRGHFTDRHGQALTGGLTWAAVLFPVTEKELNDSQTQIDRLAKILRTDAKHLKQVWGKQKEPRLWHGKNAAIPLTLTKDQIRQIQELHLPKVKILPYEQRYGNRLSGMQWLGFVSGQRKESLFYQDEPDITGTSGLEKTLDALIRGDGSTIVYYPVNSGNEVIQDLKPMVKAPGNPYYPLRVVTTVDAKIQHGIEQLTENAGMKEGAVVVLDTRNADIVAMVSRPFYNPESIQPEYGAWENRGIKAKAPGSIFKLVTAAAVLEQGLSSPDEVFHCDGEYGKFGLSCWKEGGHGTIGLREGFAESCNVVFAELSERLTASQMQSAAAALGFGQTVGWEAKDFLGLPALRPLDLEQKGTIFSDKANADDAGVRVQTGIGQRDAAVTPLQAANAVVTLLHGGVKTRPRILKQIHYANGQLLKEASPQAERPAKGGISRRTSSILLEWMEDVVQDGTGSTLKDRKWKLAGKSGTAQVTIKGRPRNNQWFIGYGPVEQPRYAIAVLVENRSPNSRNQATDIFGQVADLLASLESGSKSSSAGLSSES; from the coding sequence ATGAGGCTGGTCCGTAACCGAAGAATAAAATACGGATGGTTGATATTGACCGTGCTCCTGATGTTTGTGACGGTCCGCCTGGCATGGGTTCAGCTGGTAATGAAGCATCAGCGGGTGCCGGGCAGCCGGCATACGATGGTGGAAGCATCGCTTATTCAGCGCGAGCGAGGGATCGTGCTCGATTCCGGGCGAGGCCACTTTACCGACAGGCATGGACAAGCTCTGACAGGCGGACTCACCTGGGCAGCCGTCTTGTTCCCAGTAACGGAGAAGGAGCTAAACGATTCCCAAACCCAGATCGATCGCCTTGCCAAGATCCTGCGAACGGATGCGAAGCATTTGAAGCAAGTGTGGGGGAAACAGAAGGAGCCCCGGCTGTGGCATGGGAAAAACGCTGCCATCCCGCTTACCCTGACGAAGGATCAGATCCGGCAAATTCAGGAGCTCCATCTGCCCAAGGTCAAAATTCTTCCTTACGAGCAGCGATATGGAAATCGGCTGTCGGGCATGCAGTGGCTGGGATTCGTGTCGGGCCAGCGAAAGGAAAGCCTGTTTTATCAAGATGAACCGGACATTACGGGTACCAGCGGTTTGGAGAAAACGCTGGATGCGCTGATCCGGGGCGACGGTTCAACGATTGTGTATTATCCGGTCAATAGCGGCAATGAGGTTATACAGGATCTGAAACCGATGGTCAAGGCGCCCGGCAATCCCTATTATCCGCTTCGCGTCGTCACCACCGTGGACGCTAAGATCCAGCATGGGATCGAGCAATTGACCGAGAATGCCGGCATGAAGGAGGGGGCCGTCGTTGTTTTGGACACCCGTAACGCGGATATCGTAGCGATGGTATCCAGGCCTTTTTACAATCCGGAGTCGATTCAGCCTGAATACGGGGCCTGGGAGAATCGCGGGATCAAGGCGAAGGCGCCTGGATCCATCTTCAAGCTGGTCACGGCTGCGGCCGTTCTTGAGCAGGGCTTGAGCTCACCGGACGAGGTTTTTCACTGTGACGGGGAGTACGGGAAGTTCGGGCTGTCCTGCTGGAAGGAAGGGGGACATGGGACGATCGGGCTTCGCGAGGGCTTCGCGGAATCGTGCAACGTGGTGTTTGCCGAGCTTTCGGAGCGGTTGACGGCGTCCCAAATGCAGTCGGCGGCAGCGGCCCTCGGCTTTGGTCAAACCGTTGGCTGGGAAGCGAAGGATTTCCTGGGCCTCCCTGCCTTGCGCCCGCTGGATCTTGAACAGAAGGGGACCATCTTCTCAGACAAGGCCAATGCGGATGATGCCGGGGTGCGGGTTCAGACGGGCATCGGACAGCGGGATGCGGCGGTTACGCCGCTTCAGGCCGCGAATGCCGTGGTGACGCTGCTTCACGGCGGGGTAAAGACGAGGCCCCGCATCCTGAAGCAGATCCACTATGCCAACGGACAGCTGCTTAAGGAGGCAAGCCCGCAGGCAGAACGGCCGGCCAAGGGAGGGATTTCCCGAAGAACCTCATCCATTCTGCTGGAGTGGATGGAGGATGTCGTTCAGGATGGGACAGGCTCCACCTTAAAAGACCGGAAATGGAAGCTGGCCGGCAAATCGGGAACCGCTCAGGTAACGATAAAGGGCCGCCCCCGAAATAACCAATGGTTTATCGGGTACGGCCCTGTGGAGCAACCTCGTTATGCGATCGCCGTGCTGGTGGAGAATCGGAGTCCGAACAGCCGCAATCAGGCAACCGACATCTTCGGTCAGGTTGCAGATTTGCTCGCTTCGTTGGAGTCCGGATCCAAATCGTCATCGGCGGGATTGTCCTCGGAATCGTGA
- a CDS encoding methyl-accepting chemotaxis protein, with protein sequence MSGVEQHEQKPKKDKKPGGKQKNGDKTKKSPSVSQGIHNAKSMFSSMGAAVARMPVNPSKSVGIRLFLIFFAAIVFFVIVLGWLSYDKARSTIEKNAANANQQTIIQTSEKIDIILEKYESAGRSIFYDVELQKLLDEVSGTNLSDYDRFTMEREIRDKLSNQINSDSSIRAMYLIPAKGERIFSAGQSSKASQTVFEQAWYKELMEGTKKVVWLPSAEDSGAPYFTVARALSSMNNLNSKYVVMFELNSSILDQQLEGIDLGDNGELQLVSPDGTVVSSAKPDQVAAPTEWTFTKELSEESKTDSLRTQDASGREVLAVYNTLSINDWRLIGAVQTGELTKDANSILMITLIVAVVDVIVAILIGLWMVRMIARPLGKLNLLMKEGAKGNLNVRTDHKSQDEIGQLSASFNDMMEQITSLVQQTNNTAQEVLKTAAELSDASKKTALSAKEIAIATEEIANGASSLAVEAERGSDLTNNISKQMEIVVNANEEMGRSARHVESASELGTKHLSDLLDKTHQTENMTRSMMHKVDGLKETTSSVAKVLDVLQNITKQTNILSLNATIEAARAGAAGRGFMVVADEIRQLADQSRQSIDMVSQITDRIMAEMNETVRVLLDANPLFKGQIDAVKETNDIFVSVQQQMVEFIERLDSVTYSIDELNQSQSVLSEAMTNVSAVAEESSATSEEVASLSTEQQSVSNQLVNLSAKLENVSNELKETLSRFRL encoded by the coding sequence ATGTCAGGAGTAGAACAGCATGAACAGAAGCCGAAGAAAGATAAGAAACCCGGAGGGAAGCAGAAGAACGGGGATAAGACCAAGAAAAGCCCTTCGGTTTCACAAGGAATACATAATGCCAAGTCCATGTTTTCTTCCATGGGGGCGGCCGTAGCGAGGATGCCGGTCAATCCATCGAAATCCGTCGGGATCCGGCTGTTTTTAATCTTTTTTGCGGCCATCGTCTTCTTCGTTATCGTATTAGGCTGGTTGTCCTATGACAAGGCGAGAAGCACGATCGAGAAGAATGCGGCGAATGCCAACCAGCAGACTATCATTCAGACCTCGGAGAAGATCGATATCATTCTGGAGAAGTATGAGAGTGCAGGCAGGTCAATATTCTACGATGTTGAGCTGCAGAAGCTGCTTGATGAAGTATCGGGCACGAATCTGAGCGATTATGATCGATTTACGATGGAGCGGGAAATCCGGGACAAGCTTTCCAATCAGATCAATTCGGATTCCTCGATCCGGGCGATGTATTTGATACCGGCCAAAGGGGAGCGGATTTTCTCGGCAGGACAATCCTCGAAGGCATCGCAGACCGTCTTTGAGCAGGCATGGTACAAGGAGCTTATGGAGGGGACCAAGAAGGTCGTATGGCTGCCGTCGGCGGAGGACAGCGGAGCGCCGTACTTTACGGTTGCCCGGGCATTAAGCTCCATGAACAACCTGAACTCCAAATACGTCGTGATGTTCGAGCTGAATTCGTCCATCCTCGACCAGCAATTGGAGGGCATCGATCTCGGAGATAACGGAGAGCTTCAGCTCGTAAGCCCGGACGGGACGGTTGTATCGTCCGCGAAGCCTGATCAGGTTGCCGCTCCGACCGAGTGGACCTTTACGAAGGAGCTTTCTGAGGAGTCGAAGACGGACAGTCTGAGAACTCAGGATGCGAGCGGAAGAGAAGTTCTTGCGGTTTACAATACGCTGAGCATCAATGATTGGAGACTGATTGGCGCCGTACAGACCGGCGAGCTGACGAAGGATGCGAACAGCATCTTGATGATTACGCTGATCGTCGCTGTCGTTGACGTGATCGTGGCGATCCTGATCGGATTATGGATGGTGCGGATGATCGCCCGTCCGCTGGGCAAGCTCAACCTTCTGATGAAGGAAGGGGCGAAGGGCAACTTGAACGTCCGCACCGATCATAAGAGTCAGGATGAGATCGGCCAGCTGTCTGCGAGCTTCAACGATATGATGGAGCAGATCACTTCGCTCGTACAGCAGACGAACAATACGGCTCAGGAGGTATTGAAGACCGCTGCGGAGCTTAGCGATGCCTCCAAGAAGACGGCGCTTTCCGCGAAGGAGATCGCCATCGCGACGGAAGAAATTGCAAACGGAGCCAGCAGCTTGGCTGTGGAAGCGGAACGGGGCAGCGATCTGACGAACAATATTTCGAAGCAGATGGAAATCGTCGTGAATGCCAACGAGGAGATGGGCAGATCGGCCCGTCATGTTGAAAGCGCCAGTGAGCTCGGCACGAAGCATTTGAGCGACCTGCTCGATAAAACTCATCAGACCGAGAATATGACACGCTCCATGATGCATAAGGTGGATGGTCTCAAGGAGACGACTTCTTCGGTAGCTAAAGTGTTGGATGTTCTGCAGAATATTACGAAGCAGACCAATATCCTGTCGCTGAATGCTACGATTGAAGCCGCCAGAGCTGGTGCCGCCGGTCGCGGATTCATGGTCGTTGCCGATGAGATCAGGCAGCTTGCCGACCAGTCCAGACAATCGATCGACATGGTAAGTCAGATTACGGACCGCATCATGGCCGAAATGAACGAGACCGTCCGGGTGCTGCTTGATGCCAATCCGCTGTTCAAGGGCCAGATCGATGCCGTCAAGGAAACGAACGATATCTTCGTATCGGTCCAACAGCAAATGGTCGAGTTTATCGAACGGCTGGATTCGGTCACGTATTCCATCGACGAGCTGAATCAATCCCAAAGCGTGCTGTCGGAAGCGATGACGAATGTGAGCGCCGTGGCCGAGGAATCCTCCGCGACATCGGAGGAGGTTGCTTCCCTCTCTACGGAGCAGCAAAGTGTCAGCAATCAGCTTGTGAATTTATCCGCCAAGCTTGAAAATGTATCCAACGAGCTTAAAGAGACGCTATCGCGTTTTAGACTGTAA
- a CDS encoding peptidase U32 family protein: MEAMAQPKYKGKRYRLDKPELLAPAGNLEKLKFAVHYGADAVYIGGQKYGLRSNADNFTFEEMKEGVEFAAKYGAKVFVATNIYAHNEDIEGIEEYLRSLQDAGIAAIIAADPAIIEVAKRAAPKLEVHLSTQQSTLNWQAVKFWKDEGLPRVVLGRETSLEEIAAIKEHVDIEIEAFIHGAMCSSFSGRCVLSNHFTDRDSNRGGCCQSCRWKYDLFEDGREDAASWVSEEDRLMQQAAPAPAPFKPGVTQIPLFQPQDNPFTMGSKDLCMLEHIPDLIEVGIDSFKIEGRMKSIHYVATVVNVYRQAIDSYMADPENYVLKPEWIEEINKAANRPLNTGFFYDTPDHEDHIYEPEEKAVPYDFAGLVMEYDEKTGMAVIQQRNHFKPGDEIEFFGPDGTFFKQVVGRIEDENGQALDAARHPLQLVRMKVDQPVRFFDMMRKRKN, from the coding sequence ATGGAAGCTATGGCACAGCCAAAATACAAAGGCAAACGCTATCGCCTGGACAAGCCGGAGCTGCTCGCCCCGGCCGGAAATTTGGAAAAACTGAAATTTGCGGTGCACTACGGTGCAGACGCTGTATATATTGGCGGACAGAAATACGGCCTTCGTTCCAATGCGGACAATTTCACCTTTGAGGAAATGAAGGAAGGCGTAGAGTTTGCGGCCAAGTATGGCGCAAAAGTGTTCGTCGCCACGAACATTTATGCCCACAATGAAGATATTGAAGGAATCGAGGAGTATTTGCGGAGCTTGCAGGATGCCGGTATTGCCGCTATTATTGCGGCCGATCCTGCGATCATAGAGGTGGCGAAGCGAGCTGCGCCCAAGCTCGAGGTTCATCTGAGCACCCAGCAGTCGACGCTCAACTGGCAGGCGGTGAAATTCTGGAAGGATGAGGGGCTTCCCCGCGTCGTTTTGGGCCGGGAGACGAGCCTTGAAGAGATCGCAGCGATCAAGGAGCATGTCGATATCGAAATCGAGGCGTTTATTCACGGAGCGATGTGCTCCTCGTTCTCCGGCCGCTGCGTGCTCTCGAACCATTTCACCGATCGGGACTCGAATCGCGGAGGCTGCTGCCAGTCCTGCCGCTGGAAATACGATCTGTTCGAAGACGGAAGGGAGGATGCGGCAAGCTGGGTATCCGAGGAAGACCGGCTCATGCAGCAGGCCGCTCCGGCGCCGGCCCCGTTCAAGCCGGGAGTGACCCAGATTCCGCTGTTTCAGCCGCAGGACAATCCGTTTACGATGGGATCGAAGGATCTGTGCATGCTGGAGCATATTCCGGACCTCATTGAAGTGGGGATCGACAGCTTTAAGATCGAGGGCCGGATGAAGTCCATTCACTATGTAGCGACGGTTGTAAACGTCTATCGGCAGGCGATCGACTCCTATATGGCCGATCCGGAGAATTATGTATTGAAGCCGGAATGGATCGAGGAGATCAACAAGGCGGCCAACCGCCCGCTTAATACCGGATTTTTCTATGACACGCCGGATCATGAGGATCATATCTACGAGCCGGAAGAAAAGGCCGTCCCTTACGATTTCGCCGGATTGGTGATGGAATACGACGAGAAGACCGGAATGGCTGTGATCCAGCAGCGGAATCATTTCAAGCCGGGCGACGAAATCGAGTTTTTCGGTCCGGACGGAACGTTCTTTAAGCAGGTAGTTGGACGAATCGAAGATGAGAACGGTCAAGCATTGGATGCAGCCCGCCATCCGCTGCAGCTGGTGCGAATGAAAGTGGATCAGCCGGTTCGCTTTTTTGACATGATGCGAAAACGCAAAAACTAG
- a CDS encoding peptidase U32 family protein, whose product MSNKPELLAAAGSTADVRAYLDAGADAVVVGEDRFGMRLPGSMTLEEIREAAGLTHSRGCSIYVCVNNLMTNELLNDLPDYIRALGEIGIDAVEFNDPSVLTAVKEHAPNVKLHWNAEMTATNYATANYWGSKGASRVILARELNMDEVTEMKPRLEIEAQVQIHGMTNIYHSKRRLVKSYMAHQGRPVEDGNLGKERGLFLIEAERQEEKYPIYEDMNGTHIMSSEDICILEDLHLLMAAGVDSFKVETLLKPRHYNETVLRTYRKAIDAYAADPSSYAFQEDWLDAIREVQDPERELSFGFFYKEQVY is encoded by the coding sequence ATGAGTAACAAACCGGAATTACTGGCTGCAGCCGGATCGACGGCTGATGTGCGGGCTTACCTGGATGCAGGGGCGGACGCTGTCGTCGTCGGCGAGGATCGCTTCGGCATGAGGCTGCCGGGGAGCATGACCTTAGAGGAAATCCGAGAGGCTGCCGGGCTGACGCACAGCCGCGGCTGCAGCATTTATGTGTGCGTGAACAATTTAATGACCAATGAGCTGTTGAATGATCTGCCGGATTATATCCGGGCGCTGGGAGAGATCGGGATCGATGCTGTCGAATTTAACGACCCATCGGTGTTGACCGCAGTCAAGGAGCATGCTCCTAATGTCAAGCTTCATTGGAACGCGGAAATGACGGCAACCAATTACGCTACCGCCAATTATTGGGGAAGCAAGGGCGCCTCGCGCGTCATCCTTGCCCGGGAGCTGAACATGGATGAGGTAACTGAAATGAAGCCTCGTCTTGAGATTGAAGCCCAGGTACAGATTCATGGCATGACGAACATTTACCACTCCAAGCGCCGTTTGGTCAAGAGTTACATGGCTCACCAGGGAAGACCGGTGGAGGATGGGAACCTCGGCAAAGAGCGGGGCCTGTTCCTCATTGAAGCGGAGCGGCAGGAAGAGAAATACCCGATCTATGAGGATATGAACGGCACGCATATTATGAGCTCTGAAGATATATGTATTCTTGAGGACCTGCATCTGTTGATGGCTGCAGGCGTGGACAGCTTTAAGGTAGAGACTTTGCTGAAGCCCCGCCACTACAACGAGACCGTTCTCCGCACGTATCGCAAGGCAATCGATGCATACGCAGCCGATCCGTCAAGCTATGCGTTTCAGGAGGATTGGCTCGATGCAATTCGAGAGGTTCAAGATCCGGAGCGGGAATTGTCGTTTGGATTCTTCTACAAGGAACAAGTTTATTAA
- the mltG gene encoding endolytic transglycosylase MltG codes for MKKLAIAALALILIAGGAAFYVWNGLQPVQSSDAPVEFTVEPGMSTSSIADLLEDKGLIKNALILKGYLKLTNEGSRLMAGTYEATPGTSFQDLLTMMNNGEVKPEEMVRFTIPEGFTVAQMAEKISEESGIDEKEILDLADQSSGWDIPVAAEIPEDPELKHHLEGYLFPATYELPKKDLSAKGIVETMLQETEKRLEEIPNWEEQLKARGVTFHELMTIASLVEREVVVDHERPLVAGVIYNRLEQDMKLEIDATVQYLLDKPKERLLYADLEVKSPYNTYRQKGLPPGPIASPSLESIKAALNPEKSDYLFYVTKKDGTQEHLFAKTYKEHLKNIEKSKKMGQQE; via the coding sequence TTGAAGAAATTGGCTATAGCAGCACTGGCGTTGATCCTCATTGCCGGCGGGGCTGCATTCTATGTGTGGAACGGCCTTCAGCCTGTTCAGAGCTCGGATGCCCCGGTAGAATTTACGGTGGAGCCGGGCATGAGCACATCATCCATTGCCGATCTGCTGGAGGACAAGGGATTAATTAAGAACGCCCTAATACTTAAAGGTTATTTGAAGCTTACGAATGAAGGGAGCCGGTTAATGGCCGGCACCTACGAGGCGACACCCGGCACTTCCTTTCAGGATCTGCTGACCATGATGAATAACGGCGAGGTCAAGCCGGAGGAGATGGTCCGCTTTACGATTCCGGAAGGCTTCACGGTCGCCCAAATGGCGGAGAAGATATCCGAGGAAAGCGGGATCGATGAGAAAGAAATTCTGGACCTCGCTGACCAGTCCTCCGGATGGGACATTCCGGTGGCGGCCGAAATCCCTGAGGATCCGGAGCTGAAGCATCATTTGGAGGGCTATCTGTTCCCGGCAACGTACGAGCTCCCGAAGAAGGATTTATCGGCCAAAGGAATCGTGGAGACCATGCTGCAGGAGACCGAAAAGCGTCTTGAAGAGATCCCGAATTGGGAGGAGCAGCTGAAGGCTCGCGGCGTGACGTTCCATGAGCTGATGACGATCGCTTCGCTGGTTGAGCGCGAGGTAGTCGTCGATCATGAGCGTCCGCTTGTGGCCGGCGTGATCTATAACCGCCTGGAGCAGGACATGAAGCTGGAGATCGACGCTACAGTGCAGTATTTGCTGGATAAACCGAAGGAGCGGCTGCTTTATGCCGATCTGGAGGTCAAGAGCCCTTATAATACGTATCGCCAAAAGGGGCTTCCTCCGGGACCGATCGCAAGCCCGAGTCTGGAATCGATCAAGGCGGCGCTGAATCCCGAGAAGTCCGATTACCTGTTCTATGTCACAAAGAAGGACGGGACCCAGGAGCATTTGTTTGCCAAGACGTATAAGGAGCACTTGAAGAACATCGAGAAGAGCAAGAAGATGGGACAACAGGAATAG
- a CDS encoding DUF1292 domain-containing protein, translating into MADFSVENIVWTQVLKEAFGESIELEDEKGQVEVYDIAAEFEVDGQGYAILVQPDRMDEEYEVLRIVTDPDGSLQLATIDDDEEWENVSELYDELTFPEEDED; encoded by the coding sequence ATGGCTGATTTTTCGGTTGAGAATATCGTGTGGACCCAGGTGCTCAAGGAAGCATTCGGTGAAAGCATCGAGCTTGAGGACGAGAAGGGTCAAGTCGAGGTCTATGATATTGCCGCCGAATTTGAAGTGGATGGCCAAGGCTATGCCATTCTGGTTCAGCCGGACCGGATGGACGAGGAGTACGAGGTGCTCCGGATCGTGACGGACCCGGACGGCAGCCTGCAGCTGGCGACCATTGACGACGATGAAGAGTGGGAAAATGTGTCGGAGCTGTATGATGAGCTGACGTTTCCGGAGGAAGACGAGGATTAA
- a CDS encoding DUF1292 domain-containing protein, translating to MANEHIGMEEEPEIIYIPDDEGNEEEFEVIMKFEVDGSDARYMMVVPREAADEETDEVYAFRYEEDGDDLKLFMIEDDEEWAIVEETFNTLVDELNGSDE from the coding sequence ATGGCGAACGAGCATATTGGCATGGAAGAAGAACCGGAAATTATTTATATTCCCGATGACGAGGGCAATGAGGAAGAATTTGAAGTCATCATGAAATTCGAGGTGGACGGCTCCGACGCCAGATACATGATGGTCGTGCCGCGTGAAGCGGCCGATGAGGAGACCGATGAAGTGTACGCCTTCCGCTATGAGGAAGACGGTGATGATTTGAAGCTGTTCATGATCGAGGATGACGAGGAATGGGCGATCGTCGAAGAAACCTTCAATACGCTCGTGGATGAGCTGAATGGGAGCGACGAGTAA
- the ruvX gene encoding Holliday junction resolvase RuvX — protein MHRIMGLDYGDRRIGIALSDVFGWTAQGLEVIERRRDGSELNRIAELVKEHEVGEIVVGLPKNMNGTIGPRGEICMEFAGTLRDSLDLPVHLWDERLSTVSAERTLLEADVSRKKRKQVVDKMAASLILQNYLDSKR, from the coding sequence ATGCATAGAATCATGGGATTGGATTACGGGGATCGCAGAATCGGGATTGCCCTAAGCGACGTATTTGGGTGGACGGCCCAAGGGCTCGAAGTCATCGAACGCCGCCGGGACGGAAGCGAGCTGAACCGAATCGCCGAGCTTGTAAAAGAGCATGAGGTTGGTGAGATCGTGGTCGGCCTTCCTAAAAATATGAACGGCACGATCGGTCCCCGGGGTGAAATCTGCATGGAATTCGCAGGCACGCTGCGGGATTCCCTAGACTTACCCGTTCACCTTTGGGATGAACGGCTATCAACAGTATCCGCTGAGAGGACATTGCTGGAAGCCGATGTCAGCCGAAAAAAGCGAAAACAGGTCGTGGACAAAATGGCCGCAAGTTTGATATTACAAAACTACTTGGATTCTAAAAGGTGA
- a CDS encoding IreB family regulatory phosphoprotein: protein MDSMDKTVKFNVKGDEKEVSAQDILLSVYDSLVEKEYNPINQIVGYLLSGDPAYIPRHNNARSLIRKKERDELIEELVRFYLASHR from the coding sequence ATGGACTCCATGGATAAGACAGTCAAGTTCAATGTAAAAGGTGATGAGAAGGAGGTTTCCGCTCAGGACATTTTACTTTCGGTATACGACTCGTTGGTCGAGAAGGAGTACAATCCGATTAACCAGATCGTGGGATATCTTTTGTCCGGGGACCCTGCTTATATACCTCGGCACAACAATGCCAGAAGTTTGATCCGGAAGAAAGAGCGAGATGAATTGATTGAAGAACTGGTCCGGTTCTACTTAGCCAGTCACCGTTAG